A window of Plantibacter sp. PA-3-X8 genomic DNA:
AAGGGCGACCGTACGCCGATGGAGATGAACTGGAGCCTCCGGGTCTCACCGGGGACGCCGCACGGCTCGCAGTGGATGGTGCGGGGCGTCGAGCGCTCGGAGCCCGACTGGGAGCAGTACCTGGCGCCCGCCGCCTGAGCGACCGGCTAAACTCGTCGGGTCAGCCTCTGTAGCTCAATGGAAGAGCAGTTCCGTCCTAAGGAAAGGGTTGGGGGTTCGAGTCCCTCCAGGGGCACTGTCGGAGGTACGGTCGTCCAGGCGAGCACGGCTTCGCCTGTCGGGTAGGGCTGCGAGCACGCCGTAGGCTCGAAGCATGACGCACGACCTCCACCGCCAACTCGAACGCGACGCCATCACCCTTCGTCAGCTGCGGTCGGCCGTGGTCGTCGCGGATGCTCGGACGCTCGGTGCCGCGGCGAACCTGCTCGGGGTCGCACAGCCGAGTCTCGCGCAGCAGCTGCGGCGGCTCGAGGCCGCGCTCGGGGTCGAGCTGTTCAGCGTCCTGGGGGAGGAGTACCGCCCGACGCGTGAGGGGCAGCGCTTCCTGTTGAAGGTCCGCACCTTCATCGACGTCGTCGCCGACATGGATCCCGCGTCACCGGCTCGGCACATCCGGGTCGGCCGTCCGCCGACGACGTGGGACGCGGTCGTCTCCGAGGCCGGTCGCCGCATCGACGTCCCGGCGGTCGCCGTCGCGATCGAACCGGTCGAGCAGCTGCACCTCGTCACCACCGGTCGTCTCGACGCCACCATCGTGCGTCTGCCGATGGAGCTGCCGGACGAGCTCGCCGCAGAGGAGATCGCTGCGCTGCCGCTCGGCGTCGTCATGCGCGCCGCGCACCCGCTGTCGGCGAAGGACGTCATCGAGTGGTCCGATCTCGCCGACCAGGAGCTGCTCCGTCCCGAGCCCGGCAAGGACCCGGCGTACTCGGCCTGGTTGGCCGGCGCGCTCGCGGCGCGCGGCTGGTACCCGCGCTCGCTGACGATCGACGCGGGGAACGACACCCTGTTCCTCGACGCCCTGCGCTTCGGTGAGCGACTCGTCGCCCTCCGTCCGGTAGCTGCGATGCGGGAGGACGACGGCCTGTGCTGGCGACCGTTCGCCGACGCACCTGAGCTCCGCGAACGGTTCGCCCTGGTCACCCGACGCGAGTGAGTCCGCTCGGTCGCGGTCGGTGATGACACCCTCGATGCGCCCTTTTGCGACCCGACCGGGATCTTCTCGCGATCAAGTCGGTCGACTTGTTCCGAATTTCTGCCGCGTTCGACACCGTCTTCTCAGCTCGGAGTGGGTACGCTTATCCCTGAATCGGGGGATGACAGAAGCAGGAAACGCACATGCCCGAACGACGACCACAGCAGCAACGAGGTCATGAACGACGCCAGACCGTCGTCGAAGGTGCCGCCCGCATGTTCGACCGGGTCGGCTACGGACAGGCGAGCCTGTCGGACATCGCCCGCGAGGCGGGGACGACGCAGGGCTCGCTCTACTTCTACTTCCCCTCGAAAGAGGAACTGGCGATCGCCGTCATCAACGAGCAGAGCACGCGCTCGATCGCTGCGTTGACCGCGCCGACCACCGCGCCCTCGCCGTTCGGTGGGCTGGTCCAGGCCTCCCGCCTCATCACCGAGCAACTGCTCACCGACCCCATCACGCGCGCCGGCCTGCGGCTGTCCCTCGAGCAGGGCGTCATCCAGGCTCCGACGACCGCGTTCCACGAGCAGTGGATAGCGAGCGTCGAGGAGCGGGTGCAGGCCTCGATCGAGCTCGGTGAGCTGCAGTCTCCGCTCGAGCCGGCGGAACTGGCGAGGTCCTTCGTCGCGTTCTTCACCGGGACGCAGCTCATCTCGAACCTGCTGGCCGGCCGGACCGACCTCCTCAACGCGGTCGACACCATGTGGCGGATCCTCATCGCAGCGGTCATCGTCGCGGATCGCCAGGCCGAGGTGCTCGCCGTCCTCGACGCCGCCTTCGACGCGCAGGACGCCTGAGCGGTCGGGTGCACGTTAGGGGGTAGCCCTGACGCATGCGCCGTGAGGTCACCCTAAACTGAATCGGGTGATTAACTCACTTTGCTGATCGTCGTGCGACGACGGATGGATCACGGCGTGCGGGGGCATTCCGCGTTCCATCGGTGAAGAGTTGGTTCACGTGCCGGGCTGGGCGATGTCGTGGGGGGATCGCCCAGCCGACGGCGTGTGGACGCCTCAGCGGCCGACGCCTGGCGGCGCGTACCGGTGCTCTGGACGCCCGGCGGTCCCGTACCGCAGCTGCGTCGTCAGGAGCCCTCGGGCGGCCAGCGCGGAGAGATACCGTTGCGCCGTCGCGCGTGAGACGCCGACCAGCTCGGCCACTTCGGCGGCCGAGCGCTCTCCGTCCGCCTCCGACACCGCTTCGAGGACTGCTGTCTCCGTCGCGGATCTCGACCGGGTCGTCGCCCCGGCGTCGCCGGAGTGCAGGATGCGCAGGGCGCGCTCGATCCTCTCCTGGTCGGCGTTCACCGCCTCGTCGAGGACGTTGCGGAAGCGGGCGTAGGCGGCGAGCCGGTCATGGAGCACCTGCGGCGCGAACGGCTTCACCAGATACCCGAGGGCTCCCGCACGAAGCGCTCTGCGCACGGACGCACCGTCCGACGCTGCGGAGACGACGATGGTGTCGATCGGGAGGTCCACGAGGAGCTCGAGCCCGTTCCGATCGGGAAGGTAGCCGTCGAGGAGCACGAGGTCGGGCGGCTCGGCGGCGATGCTCCGTGCGGCCTCGGCAGCAGACCCGACAGGACTGAGCGCCCGGAACCCGTCGACCTCGTCGACGATCCGGCAGTGCAGGCGGGCGACGTGGAAGTCGTCGTCGACGACCAGCACGGTGAGATCGGCCGCCATCATCCGTCTCCCGCCATGGACGGCGCCGGTACGACCGTCCCGGGGAGCCGCGCGCAGAAGACCGCTCCGTGTTCGCCGCGGACGCCGGGAGACGCCAACCAGACGTCCCCTCCTCGACGACGGGCGATGTCGCGTGAGAGGGGCAGACCGAACCCGTGGCCGTGGACGTCGTCCAGATCGCCGTGGTCGCTGGTCGGGGAGGCGGGTGGAGCGTCGTCCTGGCCGGTCGCCACGACGCCGTCGCCCGAGTCCATCACGGAGCAGTGCAGCTCGGTGCCGTGGTCGAGGACCTCGACCTCCACCCAGGCCGGTCGGACCCGGCCCGCGACGGCCGCGTTCACCGCATTGTCGAGCAGGTTGCCGAGGACGGTGGTCACGTCCTCAGGATCGCACAGGGAGCCGGTGACGAGGGTCTCGGAGCCGATGGTCACGAGCACCCCGCGTTCCGCAGCTTCGACGCCCTTCGCGCCGAGGAAGGCCTGGAGGTAGGGCTCGGTGAGTCGGTCCGCGTGTTGCACCGGGTACTTCAGCGGTCCATGGTCGAGCACGTTGGCGAGATAGTCGCGGGCCTCGGCGTCCTGCCCGGTCTCGAGGAGTCCGGAGATCGCGTGCAACCGGTTCGCGAACTCGTGCCGCTGCGCGCGGAGGGCGGTCGTCATCGTCGCGACCGCGTCGAGCCGCCGGGTGAGCGCCTCGACGTCGGTACGGTCGCGGACGACGACCACCCGCCCGAGGTCGACGCCGTCCCGGGACACGGGCCGGACGTCGACGAACAGGACGCGGGACCCGACGACGAGCTGGGCCGAGGTCGGCGATGCGGCGTCGTCCACGACGAGGTCCACCAGTGGATCGGGCAGGTCGAGGTCGTCGAACCGGCGCCCGACGACCGACCCGATGTCGAGGAGCCTGGCCGCCTGATCGGTGCACACCGTCACGACGCCGTCCGGCGAGACACCGAGGACGCCTTCGCCGACCCCGCCGAGGACCGCAGCCTGGTTCTGCACGAGCGCGGCGAGTTCCTCCGGTCCGAGGCCGAGGGTCAGCCGCCGCAGCCGGCGCCGGATGAGCATCGAAGCGACCAGACCGATCGTCAGCGCGAGGAGCGCTGCGCCCGCGACCAGCATGGTCTCGCCCACGACGTCGGCGAACACGCGCTGCGGGGCGAACCCGACGCTGATCTCGCCGACGACCTCGCCGGCGCCGGACGAGACCACGGCCCCACCGGTGTCGGAGGACTCGGCGGCGAAGACGGGCACCTTGGCGCGCGCAGACGGGCCGAGGGTGCCGGTCTCCCACGAGACCGACTCCGTACCGGCCAAGGCCGCTTCCGCGCTGGTGCTCACCCGGAGCCCGAGCTGGTCGGGGTCGGGGTGCGCCAGACGGATCCCGCGCTCGTCGGTGATGACCACGAAGAGCGCCCCGGTCCGTGCGCCGACCTCACGGCCGAGCTCCTGCAGGGGGCCGGTCCGGAGGTCGGCCGCCGTCGGCGTCCCCGGGGTACGTGCCTCGAGCGTCACGGCGGTGCGGACGTCGGGATCGCTCGCGACACTCTGGGCGATCGCGAGGGCGGTGGACTGGGCCTCCTGCACGAGGCGCTCGCTGCTCATCCAGGCGAACACGCCCGTGCACACGGCGACGACCGCGATGACGACGACCAGCTGCAGCACGAGCACCTGCGCCGCGAAGCTGGAGCGCCCGCCCCGTCGTCGACCTGGCCGCTCCGCTTCGTCGCCGATCATGGCTCCGATCGTACGTCGCCGGGGCGATGGGCGGCGTCGACCGCGTGATGAGCAGAATGCGCAGAAGGTGGTGTAACCCGCAGATCCGAGCCGAACGCCCACAAGCGAGACAGCTCCGTGCCGCTCCCGTACGGTTCCGGGAACGCCCGCCGCGCTCGGTCCATCGCCCGTGTCGCCGCGCCGCGTCCCGTCGTGCACACCGCGGTGCACGCAGACGAAGGAGTCGACATGCTGGTCATTCTCGGATTCGCGATGATCCTCACCTTCATGGTGCTGATCATGACGAAGCGCCTCACCCCGATGGTGGCGCTCATCATCGTCCCCACGGTCTTCGGGCTGTTCGCCGGGGCCGGACTCGGGCTCGGCGACATGGTCATCGAGGCGATCGGCAGCCTCGCTCCGACCGCCGCCCTGTTGATGTTCGCGATCATGTACTTCGGGATCATGATCGACGTCGGGCTCTTCGACCCGCTCGTCCGGTTCATCGTCCGTGCGCTGGGCAATGACCCGGCGAAGATCGTCGTCGGTACGGCGCTCCTGGCGGGCGCGGTGTCACTCGACGGCGACGGGTCGACGACCTTCATCGTGACGACCGCCGCGATGCTGCCGATCTACCTGCGGCTCGGCATGAACCCGGTCGTCCTCACCTGCGTCGCCGGGCTCGCGAACGGCACGCTCAACATCGTCCCGTGGGGTGGGCCGACCGTTCGAGCCGCCTCGGCCCTGGGCGTCTCGCCGACCGAGATCTTCGTCCCGATGCTGCCGTCGCTCGCCGCCGGCCTCGTCCTCGTGTTCGCCTTCGCCTGGTTCCTGGGACTGGGGGAGCGCAAGCGCCTCGCGGGCGTCGACCTCCTCGGCGACGGCGCCTCCGGCGTCGCCGCACCGGGTTCGGGTTCCGGGCCCGCCGACCACCCGCTCACCGGCGGCATGTCGACGACCTTCTCGACCAGTGCCCGTGGGCGCCTCGCGACCCTCGTCCGCCCTGACGACACGGCCATGGCCGACACGATGCTCGACCCCGAGCGCGACACCCTGCGCCCGCGACTCATCTGGGTCAACCTCGTGCTCACGGTCGCGGTCATGACGCTGCTCGTGCTCGACCTCGTGCCGTTGCCCTACGTGTTCATGGTCGGCACCGCCATCGCCCTCCTGGTGAACTTCCCGCGGCTCGCGCAGCAGTCCAAGGAGATCGTCGCCCACGCCCCGAGCATCGTCGGCGTCGTCTCGATGGTGCTCGCGGCCGGTGTGCTGATCGGCGTCCTCAACGGGACCGGCATGGTCACCGCGATGGCCGATTGGATCGTCGACATCATCCCGACGGAGCTCGGTCCGTTCCTCGCGGTCATCACCGGGGTGCTCAGCATCCCGATGACGTTCTTCATGAGCAACGACGCGTTCTACTTCGGCATCCTGCCGGTGCTGGCCGAGAGCGCCTCGACCTTCGGCATCGAGCCGGTCGAGATGGCGCGGGCGTCGATCACCGGTCAGCCGGTCCACCTGCAGAGCCCGCTCGTGCCGGCCATCCTCCTGCTCGTCTCGCTCGCCAGCGTGAACCTCGGCGACCACCACAAGAAGGTCCTGTGGCGCGCCGCGATCGTCTCGCTCGTGATGCTCGTCGTCGGCGTGCTCGTGGGCACCATCCCGTTCGGCTGACACCGGCGGGCGCCGAGGCTCAACGCGTGGTCGTCCAGTCGAGGTTGACGATGTCGCCGATGTAGATGTCGAGTCCGAAGCCGGGGATCGACGGGTTCATGCGGAGCAACTGCTGCTGCGGCAGGTCGAAGCGCTGCGCGATGTCGAAGAACACGTCGCCGGCGACCACCGTGTAACTGATCGGATTGCCATCGGCGTCCGAGACGACCGGGCCGAGCGCACCGTCCCTCGGCCCGAGGTCGAACGCGGGGCCCTCCGGAATCGGTTCCGCCGGTTCCGCCGGCGCGTTCGGCACGATCGGCGCCGGTTCAGGAGGCAGCGCGTCGCGCGCAGTGGAGGTGGGCACCGGGGCGACCGAGGGCGACGGGTCCGGCTGCTGGGTGACGACGACCGTCACCGGAGGCGGGGCCGGCTCCGAGACGCAGCCGCTGAGGGCGAGGAGACCGACGACACCGATCGCGAGGGTCCGGACGTGCGACAGCGCACGTCGACGTCCGGTCGATTCCTTCGGCCCCACAACGCATCCCCCCAGGATGGACCGGGCCCTCAGCGCGGTCGGCGGGGCTCGGTCGAACCCTCAGCCTACGGCGAGGCGCCGCGAGTCCGAGCAGGGCTACCCCCGAAATCCCGAGCGCCGGAGGCCCTCCAGTAGGCTGCTGGAACGCGCATCGAAGGAGAGCCATGACGGAGCAGGACATCGACCGGACCGGAACGGGAACCCCAACGGCAGGCCCGTCCACCGGCTTGCGATGGGGCATCCTCGGCCCCGCCGGCGTCGCGAAGAGCTTCACCGCCGACCTCCGACGGCACGGCTTCGACGTCCGGGCCGTCGCCTCGCGATCCGCCGAGACCGCAGCCGCGTTCGCCGCCGAGTTCGACATCCCGAACGTCCACGTGGGGTACGAGGCGCTCGCCGCCGACCCCGAGGTCGACGTGATCTACATCGCGACCCCGCACCCGTTCCACGCTGAGCAGGCGGTGCTGGCGCTCGACGCCGGGAAGCATGTCCTCATCGAGAAGCCCTTCACCCTCAACGCCGCCGAGGCGCAGGCGGTCGTGGCGCTCGCCGCGGAGCGCGGTCTGGTCGTCCTCGAGGCGATGTGGACCCGGTTCCTCCCGCACATGGTCCGGCTCCGCGAGCTGCTTGCCGACGGCGTCATCGGGCAGCCGCGCAGCCTCGTCGCCGATCACACTCAGCTGCTCTCGGACGACCCGGAGCACCGCATGAACAACCTCGAGCTGGGCGGCGGCGCGCTGCTCGACCTCGGCGTGTACCCGGTCTCCTTCGCGTCGTCCGTCTTCGGGACCCCGACGACGATCCAGGCCACGGCCGCGCTCCGCGACACGGGGGCGGACATGCAGGTCGCGACCCTCTTCGGCTACGCGGACGGCCAGGTGGCGAACACCCTGTCGGCGAGCAACACCGTCGGCCCGAACCGCGCGGCCATCGTCGGGACCGACGGCTGGATCGAGTTCGACCGCGTCTGGTACACGGCGACGACCTTCCGAGTGTTCGGCACCGACGGCGAGGTCGTCGAGACCTACCGTTCCGAGGTGGACGGCCGCGGCATGCACTTCCAGGCGTGGGAGCTCGAACGGCTCGCCTCCGAGGGCCGCCTCTCCGGTGACATCATGCCGCTCGCCGAGACGGTCGCGATCATGGAGACCCTCGATGAGGTCAGGCGCCAGATCGGCGTCCGGTACCCGGGCGAGTGACCCGAGGCATCTGAACACGCGGGTCGAGACCGCTCCGTCGTGCCCGAGCGCCCTCGTGCATCTCGATGGCGTCACTGTAGTGCCCGATCAGCGCGCTGCTGACGCTCTTCCAGCTGCGCGGCAGGACGCCTGCCCGAGCCGCGGCACCGAACGCCGCCCGCTTCACCTCGTCGCCCACGAGGTCCTGCACGAACCCGCGCAGCTGGTCGAGCCTGCCGGGTTCGTAGAGCCACCCGGTGCGGCTGGAGTCCACGAGGTCGACCGGCCCACCTCGACCGGTCGCGACGACGGGTACGCCAGAGGCCATCGCCTCCTGGATGGTCTGGCAGAAGGTCTCCGACTCGCCGGGGTGGACGAACACGTCCAGTCCCGCCATCGCGACCGCCAGGTCCTCGCCGCCCAGGAATCCGGTGAAGACCGCGTTCGGCAGCCGCTGTTCGAGTGAGGCACGCAGTGGCCCCTCGCCGACGATGACGAGCTTGACGCCCGGGAGCCCACCGAGCACCGCGAGGTCCTCGACCTGCTTCTCGGCCGCGAGCCGACCGACGTAGCCCACGATCCGTTCGCCGCCGGGAGCGACGGAACGACGCCAGGCTTCGCTGCGCCGCTCCGGTGAGAACCGCACGGCGTCGACGCCGCGCACCCACAGGCGGACCCGCGGGATGGCGTGCGCCTCCAGCTGAGCGATCGACTGCCGTGACGGCGCAAGCGTGAGCGTCGACCGGCCGTGGAGGCGCTCGACGTGCTGCCACAGCAACGCTTCGGCGACCGGGAACCCGTACCGTCCGGCGTAGGCCGGGATGTCGGTCTGGTACACGGCGACGGTCGGGACGCCCAAGCGCTCGGCGGCCTGGACACCGCGCCAGCCGAGGACGAACGGCGAGGCCAGGTGCACCACGTCGGGGCGGAAGCCGCGGAGGAGCTCGGTGATCCGGCCGACTCCGCCGGCGGCGACCCGCACGTTCCGGTAGCGGGGGAGCGGGATCGACGGGACGCCGTCCACCCGGAAGCCCTCGTGGAGCCGTGGCGTCAAGGCTCCGGCGCCGGGGGCGATGACGAGCACCTCGTCCCCTCGGTCCGCGAAGTGCTCCATGATGCGGAGCAGGGAGTGGGTGACGCCGTTCATCTGCGGCAGGAACGACTCGGTCACGATTGCGATCCTCACACCCATGATGCTCCGCGTCGTACGGGTCGCAGCGGTGCCCGGCGGGCGACGTGTCGGTGACCATCGGGTGACATCGCGGTGCCGCACGATGAGGCGCAGCCTGCTTTACTTATCGCATGAGTGCTGGTGGATTCGGAAGCGGCGGCGGGATCGCGTCGGAGCGGATCGAATCCTTCTCGTACACCCCGGCGCGGCGGCTGCGGCCGAACGCGAAGGTCCTGCCGGAGCACGCCCGTGGTCACAACCGGGCGCTCGTCCTCCAGACCCTCTTCGCCAGCGGTGCCATGAGTCGGGCCGACATCGCCCGCGCCACCGGCCTGACCCGGGTGAGCATCTCCGACCTCGTCGCCTCGCTCATCGCGGACAACCTCATCGTCGAGGTCGGCCTCCGCGAGACCTCTCGCCCGGGCAAGCCCGCCACGCTCATCGACATCAACCGCGACGAGTTCCAGATCGTCGGCCTCGACCTCTCCGACACCGAGGTGTTCAGAGGTGCTGTGCTGACCCTCGACGGCGAGGTCGTGACGATGCTCGAGGTACCGCTCGACGGCGCCACGGGGACGGACGCGATCGCGAAGGCCGTCGCGCTCGCCGCAGACCTCGTCGAGGAGGCGACGGTCGAGGTGCTGGGCATCGGGGTCGGTTCGCCCGGCGTCGTCGACATGACCGGCACGGTCCGCAGCGCCCCGAACCTCGGCTGGACCGACGTCGACCTCCAGGGGGCGATCGAGCAGGTCGCCCAGGTGCCGGTCCTCGTCGCGAACGACGCCAACGCCGCGGTGCTCGCAGAGTACAGCTTCGGCGGGGCGGACGGCGACCTCATGCTCGTGAGCGTCGGGAACGGCGTCGGGGCAGGGCTGCTCGTGGGCGGCCATCCGCTCTTCGGGAGCCGGTTCGCCGCCGGTGAGATCGGCCACGTGGTCGTCGGCACCGACGGCGGGCCGCTGTGCGCCTGCGGGAAGCGGGGGTGTCTCGAGGCCTGGCTGGCCGTGCCGCACCTGCGCGAGCTCCTCGCGGCGGCCGAGGCGAGCGATCTTCCCGCCGCGGAGGTCGAGCAGCGTCGCGAGGAGATCCTGCGCGCGGCAGGGGAGCGCCTCGGTGTCTCGCTCGCCGCGATCGTCGGTGCGCTGAACCTGTCGGAGATCGTGGTGAGCGGCCCGGAGGAGTTGCTCGCCGGCGTGCTCCTCGACGCGGCGATCGAGACCGTGCGGGCGCGCACGATGACCGAGTTCCACGGCGGCGTGCAGATCCGGATGAGCGAGCAGGGCGCCGACATCGTCCTGCGCGGCACCGCGGTGATGGTGCTCTCCGGCCTCCTCGGCGTCTCCTGACCCTCGGACGACGCGCGCGTCGCACATTTCCTCGGCGGACTCGGCGAAAAACCGCACCGCTTCCCGGTGTTTCCACTACCGGGCACGTATGGTGCAAGTGTGTGGCGGCTAGAGAAGAGACGGGATGACGGCGACGTGACGTCCGGAGTCGAACGGGAAGCAGCGGAGGCGCAACTCCGCGAGGGTCCCGTGGCGGCATCGGCAGGCGTGGTCGACACGGCGCTGCACGCCTGGCGTCAGCAGCTCAGCACGGTCGGCGGCCCATCGCCGCTGCTCCACTTCGTGGACGCCCCGACGACCCGGGTGGAGCTCAGCTCGACGCATCCCGGTGGTCTGCCGCAGTTCATCTCGGGCAAATCGACGCTGCTGTCGAACCTCATCCGCGACGAGATCGCGCTCCGCGGTGCGAAGCGCGCCGCCGACCGCATCACGACGAAGGGCATCGAGCTCTCCACCGTCCGCGGCATCGACGCCGTCCACCTCGCCGTCGGTCTCGCCCAGTGGACGCATCAGGGTGAGGACTTCAGCGCGCCGGTCCTGCTCCGGCCGCTGGCCATCCGCCGGTACGGTCGCGACTACGAGGTCAAGCTGCGCGGCGCCACGACCGCGAACCCGGAACTCGTCCGTGCCCTCCGCGAGCAGTTCGGCATCGTCCTCGATCCCGACGAGTTCGTCGCGCTGAGTGAATCGGGCGGGGTCTTCAAGCCGCAGCCCGTCATCGACCGCCTCCGCTCGCTCGCCGCCGGGCTCGAGTGGTTCACCGTCCAGCCGCGTCTGCTCGTCTCCTCGTTCGCCGCCGTCGGTCACTCCCTGCTCGACGACGCCGCCAAGCTCGACCACCCGATCCTCGACGCCGTCGCCGGCGACGAGGGTGCGGTCGGCCTCGTGCGCAGCAGCTTCACGCCCGTCGACGCGCCGGGCCAGGACGACCGCCCGCCGTCGACCGACACCCTCCTGCTCGACGCGGACGTCGAGCAGGAGAACGTCATCGCGCAGATCGGTGCCGGCAACTCGCTCGTCGTCACGACGCTTCCGGGCACGGGCGGCACGCAGACCATCGTGAACGCGATCGGCGTGCTCGCGTCGCAGCACAAGCGCGTCCTCGTCGTCAGCCCCCGCCGCTCCACGCTCGAGGGCATCCGCCACCGCCTGACCAAGGTCGGTCTGCCCGGTCTGTGCGCGTCGCCGTCGACCCTCCGCCGCGACCTCATCCAGGCGATCACGCGCAACGAGCGCGCGATCCCGCCGCAGGTCGGCGAGGTCGACGACGCACTCGTCCGGCTGCGTCGGGTCCTCATCGACTACCGCACCTCGCTGCAGGCGAAGGACCCGGACCTGCGGGTCTCGGTCATCGAAGCGCTCGAAGCACTCTCGAAGCTCTCCAAGCTGCCGCACCCTCCGGGAACCCTGGTCCGGCTCGACCGCCAGACGCTCGTCGGGCTCGCCGCAGGCCGCTCCCGCGCGGCGGAGGCGCTCGAAGGCGCGGCCGCCCTCGGCGAGTTCCGCTACGGTCCGGGCGACTCGCCCTGGTACGGCGCGTCGTTCGACACGACCGCGGAAGCCCAGGAGACCCACGACCTCGCCAAGCGCCTGCACCGTAAGGACCTGCCGCAGCTCCTGGAGCGCGCGTACGGGCTCATCGGGCAGACGCAGATGCGGCCGTTCGAGTCCATCGACGAGCTGGGCATCTACCTGCGACTCCTCGCGGACATCCGCGAGACGCTCGACCGCTTCCAGCCCGACGTCTTCGACCGGTCGCTCGCCGACCTCATCGTCGCGACGAGCCCGCGGAAGGACTCCGCCGCGATGTCGTCGGCGAGCCGCCGGCGACTCAAAGCCCTGGCCAAGGAGTACCTGCGGCCCGGCGCACACGTGCCCGACATGAACGCCGCCCTCCGTCGGATCCAGCAGCAGCGCACCCTGTGGCAGCGCTACGTGACGACCGGCGCGCCGCCCGAGGTGCCGCTCGGCATCGCGGACGTCGAGCAGGCGTACCAGACGGTCGCTGCGAAGCTCGAGCTGGTCGACCAGCCGCTCGGTATCGCCGACACCCCGGACCGCCTCGGACGCCTCGCGATCCCGAGTCTCGTCCGCACCATCTCCGAGCTCGCCGCCGAGTCCGAGGTCCTCCACAACCTCCAGGAGCGCACCGCGATCCTCGCCGGCCTGCGCGAGCAGGGTCTCGGCGAGCTCATCATCGACCTGTCCCAGCGGCACGTGCCGCGGACGCGCCTCGCCGACGAGCTCGAACTCGCCTGGTGGCAGTCGATGCTCGAACTCGTGCTCACCGAGGACCGCGGCCTGCTCGGCGCGAACACGAGCGTCGTCGAGCGTCTCGAGTCCGACTTCCGGCTGGTGGACGAGGCGCACGCCTCCGCCTCCGGGCAGCTCCTCGCCTCGCTGCTGGCCGACACCTGGAAGATCGGTCTCGTCGACCATGCCACCGAGGGCATGGCGCTCCGGGCGCTCCTCAAGCGCGATCGACCACTCCGAGCGGCCGAGCTCGAGCAGGCGGCACCCACGCTGTCCCGCGTCCTCGCTCCGGTCTGGCTCGTCTCGCCGTACGAGGTGCCTCGCATCCCCGAGAGTGCGTCCTTCGACGCCGTCTTCCTCGTCGACGCTGGGGCGACGCTCCTCGCCGAGAACGTGGACGCCATCCGTCGTGCGCGTCAGGTCGTCGCCTTCGGTGACCCGGTCACGCAGAGTCCGTCGCCCTTCGAGATCCGTCTGTCGGATCAGGAGGCGACGCCCGAGCAGCACGCCGACATCGCCGAGCTGCACCGTGATTCCGCGCTCGAACAGCTGAGCTCCGTCCTGCCGACCCTCATGCTGACGCGCTCCTACCGCGCGGGAGGCGAGGACCTCGCAGAACTCGTCAACGAGCGGTTCTACGGTGGCCAGATCGACTCCCTGCCGTGGGCGGGTTCGTTCCTGGGCCACGGCAGCCTGAGCCTCGACTACGTGCCCGGCGGGCTCGGCATGCCCGACCCGGTCACCGGAGCGGTGGAGAGTGTCGACGTCGAGGTCGAACGAGTGGTGGAACTCGTCCTCGAGCACGCCTCGAACCGTCCGAAGGAATCCCTGATGGTCGTGACCGCGAGCGACAAGCACGCGGTCCGGGTCCAGCAGGCGGTCCTCGCAGCGTTCTCCCGTCGTGCCGACCTCTCCGACTTCCTCCTCCGCGAGCGGGCGGAACCGTTCACCGTCCTGACGCTCGAGCAGTCCGTGGCCGAGAGCCGCGACCGCGTCATCTTCTCGATCGGGTACGGCCTGACGCCGCACGGTCGGGTCCTGTCCGACTTCGGAGCGCTGGGCCAGCCCGGCGGTGACCGGCTGCTCGCGGTCGGCATGACGCGCGCACGGCGGTCCATGGTGATCGTCTCCTGCGTCCGCCCTGAAGACCT
This region includes:
- a CDS encoding AAA family ATPase, which gives rise to MTSGVEREAAEAQLREGPVAASAGVVDTALHAWRQQLSTVGGPSPLLHFVDAPTTRVELSSTHPGGLPQFISGKSTLLSNLIRDEIALRGAKRAADRITTKGIELSTVRGIDAVHLAVGLAQWTHQGEDFSAPVLLRPLAIRRYGRDYEVKLRGATTANPELVRALREQFGIVLDPDEFVALSESGGVFKPQPVIDRLRSLAAGLEWFTVQPRLLVSSFAAVGHSLLDDAAKLDHPILDAVAGDEGAVGLVRSSFTPVDAPGQDDRPPSTDTLLLDADVEQENVIAQIGAGNSLVVTTLPGTGGTQTIVNAIGVLASQHKRVLVVSPRRSTLEGIRHRLTKVGLPGLCASPSTLRRDLIQAITRNERAIPPQVGEVDDALVRLRRVLIDYRTSLQAKDPDLRVSVIEALEALSKLSKLPHPPGTLVRLDRQTLVGLAAGRSRAAEALEGAAALGEFRYGPGDSPWYGASFDTTAEAQETHDLAKRLHRKDLPQLLERAYGLIGQTQMRPFESIDELGIYLRLLADIRETLDRFQPDVFDRSLADLIVATSPRKDSAAMSSASRRRLKALAKEYLRPGAHVPDMNAALRRIQQQRTLWQRYVTTGAPPEVPLGIADVEQAYQTVAAKLELVDQPLGIADTPDRLGRLAIPSLVRTISELAAESEVLHNLQERTAILAGLREQGLGELIIDLSQRHVPRTRLADELELAWWQSMLELVLTEDRGLLGANTSVVERLESDFRLVDEAHASASGQLLASLLADTWKIGLVDHATEGMALRALLKRDRPLRAAELEQAAPTLSRVLAPVWLVSPYEVPRIPESASFDAVFLVDAGATLLAENVDAIRRARQVVAFGDPVTQSPSPFEIRLSDQEATPEQHADIAELHRDSALEQLSSVLPTLMLTRSYRAGGEDLAELVNERFYGGQIDSLPWAGSFLGHGSLSLDYVPGGLGMPDPVTGAVESVDVEVERVVELVLEHASNRPKESLMVVTASDKHAVRVQQAVLAAFSRRADLSDFLLRERAEPFTVLTLEQSVAESRDRVIFSIGYGLTPHGRVLSDFGALGQPGGDRLLAVGMTRARRSMVIVSCVRPEDLDQNRIQHGILALARILTDTSRRASEDQATHEAEPMLVDLATRLETLGMRVDMGYRGKLALVASWGGRAVVVECDEELGDASLRESLRLRPDVLRRLGWHYVRVHSFDLFADAEAVAQRVAGVLGLNTTEHLDTAPIAVQVPRH